One genomic segment of Pirellulales bacterium includes these proteins:
- a CDS encoding PEP-CTERM sorting domain-containing protein: protein MIRTQSAGALCLFSLCLSAALPGPASAINYTTIDNPLGTDGTVLSGVDGGNIVGTYYTSSSVSHGFLYNGSTFTTIDDPLAVGTSNANGISGGNIVGAYDDSSGQSHGFLYDGSSYTTLDDPLGVGGTLAYGISGSNIVGFYRDASNVPHGFVYDGSTYTTLDDPLGVKGTIAYGISGSNIVGTYIDATGFPHGFLYNGSTYTTIDNGVQGTYAYGVSGSNVVGLFGDNSGLHGYFYDGTSFTTLNDPSAAFSTEAHGISGNTIVGAYLDSSFTYHGFVTTVPEPASVALLAIGALGLAAMLCRKARK, encoded by the coding sequence ATGATTAGGACGCAATCTGCAGGAGCACTATGTCTATTCTCGCTTTGCTTGTCGGCAGCTCTGCCGGGGCCGGCATCGGCTATCAACTACACGACGATTGATAACCCGCTCGGAACAGATGGCACTGTCCTCAGTGGAGTTGATGGCGGCAATATCGTCGGCACCTACTACACTTCCTCCAGCGTGAGCCACGGCTTTCTCTACAACGGATCAACGTTTACGACAATCGATGACCCGCTAGCAGTGGGCACCTCCAATGCCAATGGGATTTCAGGCGGCAACATCGTCGGGGCGTACGACGATTCTTCGGGCCAATCTCACGGCTTCCTTTACGACGGCTCGTCTTACACCACGCTCGACGATCCGTTGGGAGTTGGTGGAACCTTGGCTTACGGCATCTCGGGCAGCAATATCGTGGGCTTCTACCGCGATGCCTCGAACGTCCCGCACGGCTTTGTCTACGACGGGTCTACCTACACGACCCTCGACGATCCTCTGGGAGTGAAGGGCACCATCGCTTACGGCATCTCCGGCAGCAATATCGTGGGGACGTATATCGACGCAACCGGCTTCCCTCACGGCTTTCTCTACAATGGCTCGACCTACACGACGATCGACAACGGAGTGCAAGGGACGTACGCCTATGGGGTTTCTGGTAGCAACGTCGTCGGACTATTCGGAGACAATTCCGGTCTGCACGGCTATTTCTATGACGGGACCTCGTTCACGACTCTCAATGACCCGAGTGCAGCTTTCAGTACCGAGGCGCACGGCATCTCGGGCAACACGATCGTGGGCGCTTACTTGGATTCCTCGTTCACTTACCACGGATTCGTCACCACGGTGCCCGAGCCGGCGTCGGTCGCCCTTCTGGCGATTGGCGCCTTAGGGCTCGCGGCGATGCTCTGTCGTAAAGCACGGAAGTAG